A stretch of the Rosa rugosa chromosome 5, drRosRugo1.1, whole genome shotgun sequence genome encodes the following:
- the LOC133711168 gene encoding uncharacterized protein LOC133711168, with amino-acid sequence MAARLASSLALAKGKKKVDLRPSQGKGLRQSEVFMVGKLLTAREFKVCSFLGMFRSAWRVNGTLQVEEAEGGRVLFTFSDPTDRARVWRGAPWGFNCAPVALAEYDGVMPIEKVPLVKSSYWITLQCIPPAFRSERVMTMIGYTLGDFQEIDKQGKKVCKYRIRVEIPLIRPLSFQRWYWVEDTMEFLCKFRYDKFLGL; translated from the coding sequence ATGGCTGCCCGACTCGCCTCCTCTCTTGCACTGGCAAAGGGAAAGAAGAAGGTAGATCTCCGTCCATCGCAAGGTAAGGGCTTGCGGCAATCTGAAGTCTTTATGGTTGGGAAACTTCTCACTGCTAGAGAGTTCAAGGTTTGTTCCTTCCTAGGTATGTTCCGATCTGCTTGGAGGGTCAATGGGACGCTGCAAGTTGAAGAAGCTGAAGGAGGTAGGGTTTTGTTCACTTTTTCGGATCCTACAGATCGGGCTAGGGTGTGGAGGGGTGCGCCATGGGGGTTTAACTGTGCTCCCGTGGCTTTGGCTGAGTATGATGGGGTTATGCCAATTGAGAAGGTGCCTTTGGTGAAGTCCTCCTATTGGATCACTCTGCAGTGTATTCCACCTGCGTTTAGATCTGAAAGGGTGATGACAATGATCGGATATACTTTGGGAGATTTTCAGGAGATTGATAAGCAGGGGAAGAAGGTTTGCAAGTACCGGATTAGGGTTGAGATTCCTCTGATCAGGCCATTGTCCTTTCAACGCTGGTATTGGGTGGAAGACACGATGGAGTTTTTGTGCAAATTCAGGTATGATAAGTTTttggggctgtga